The window AAGTTTTATACTTAGTCCCTTTTAACTTATTTAAAAATTATTAATACAATTGATTCTTAAATACCCTTATGTTATCATTAATTAGTGGAAATATATTAAAAATGAGGGGTAATTATGTCAGATACAATGATAAAATTAGAGAACGTGACGTATGAATATAAATCAAATGAAGAAGAATTTATGGCCCTTAAGGGTATCAATTTAGAGATAAAAAAGGGAGAATTTTTAGTAGTACTTGGTCATAATGGTTCTGGCAAATCTACATTAGCTAAACTTATAAATGCACTTTTATTGCCAACAAATGGAAAGGTTTATGTAAATGGTATGGATACTACTGATGAAGAAAAAATCTGGGATATAAGACATACTGCAGGAATGGTATTTCAAAATCCAGATAATCAAATTGTTGCTACTATTGTAGAAGAAGACGTGGCTTTTGGTCCAGAAAATCAGGGAGTTGAACCAAAAGAAATAAGAGAAAGAATAGATAAGGCTCTCGAAATTGTTGAAATGACCAGGTATAAAAAACATGCCCCTCACTTACTTTCCGGAGGACAAAAACAACGTATAGCAATAGCTGGAGTACTTGCTATGAATCCAGAGTGCATAATATTAGATGAACCCACTGCTATGCTTGATCCAACTGGAAGAAGTGAAGTGATGGAAACAGTTAGAAAATTAAATAAGGAACAAAAGAAAACTATAGTGCATATAACTCACTATATGGAAGAAGCTGTTGAAGCAGATAGAATAATAGTTATGGAAGAAGGGCAAATTGTCATGGAAGGAACTCCAAGACAAGTTTTTAGTCAAGTTGATAAGATGAAAGAATTAGGTCTTGATGTACCTCAAGTGACAGAACTTGCTCATGAACTAAGAAAAGAAGGAATAGATGTCCCAGAGGATATCTTGACTGTGGAAGAACTGGTGAGGGCTTTATGATGATAAAAATTAAAAATTTAAACTTTATATATAATCCAAATAGTCCCTTTGAAACCAAAGCTTTAAACAATGTGAATTTGGAAATAAATGAAGGTGATTTTATTGGACTTTTAGGGCATACTGGTTCTGGAAAATCTACTCTTATACAGCATTTAAATGGACTTATAAAGCCTACAAGTGGAAGTATAATAGTTGATGGCGTGGATATAACTGAAAAAGGTGCTGATTTGAAATCCATACGACAGAAAGTAGGACTGGTATTTCAGTATCCTGAATATCAGCTTTTTGAAGAGACTGTCTATAAAGATATTGCATTTGGACCTAAGAATTTAGGATTAGATGATAGTGAAATAGATTCTAGAGTGAGAAGAGCTATGGAGCTTGTGGGACTAGATTTTGAAAGTTTAAAAGATAGATCACCCTTTGAATTGAGTGGAGGTCAAAAAAGAAGAGTAGCTATTGCAGGAGTACTTGCTATGGAACCTAAAGTTCTTATACTAGATGAACCTACAGCAGGTCTTGATCCTAGAGGAAGAGATGAAATATTAGGTGAAATAAAAAGTTTATACAATAAAGGAAATATAACCATTATATTAGTTTCTCATAGCATGGAAGATGTAGCCAGATTGGTAAATAAAATTGTGGTTATGCATAAAGGAGAAGTAGCTATGGAAGGAACTCCAAGAGAAATTTTCAGAAGAGCAGAAGAATTAGAGTCTATGGGCCTTGGAATTCCACAAGTGACCTATTTTATGAGGAAATACAAAGAAAGTGGGAACGATGTATCAAGTGATGTTCTTACTATTGATGAGGCCAAAGAAGAATTATTAAGATACTTAAGGAGAAATGGCAATGATTAAGGATATAACTATAGGACAATATTTTCCGGGAGAAACAGTTATTCACAAGTTGGATCCAAGGGTCAAAATACTAGTATCTTTTGCATTCATAATATCTCTATTTTTCATAAATAAGTTTTATCCCTATATATTAATCCTAGCATATATATTAACAGTGACAAAATTGTCCAGGGTGCCAATTAAATATGTTTTAAAAGGTTTAAAACCTTTAACTTTTATAATACTTATTACCTTTTTTATAAATTTATTTATGACAAAGGGTGTAGTATTATTTGAAATTGGTCCATTGGTTATTACAGAAGAAGGATTATATCAATCAGTATTTATGGCCTTGAGACTAATATTTCTTATAATGGGTACATCACTACTTACTTTGACTACATCACCTATTTCGCTGACAGATGGTATAGAAAAAATCCTTTCACCTTTAAAAGCAATAGGATTACCAGCCCATGAATTAGCTATGATGATGACTATAGCTCTTAGATTCATTCCAACTCTATTGGAAGAAACAGATAAAATCATGAAAGCTCAAATGGCAAGAGGTGCTGACTTTGAAAGTGGGAATATAATGAGTAGAGCAAAAAATTTAGTGCCGCTTTTGGTACCATTATTTATAAATGCTTTTAGACGAGCAGATGAACTAGCTATGGCTATGGAAGCAAGATGCTATAGAGGTGGAGAACATAGAACTAGACTCAATGAGATAAAAATGGAAAGGAAAGATTATATAGCTATCATAATCATGACTATATTTTTTGGCGTATTGATACTTACTAGGTACATTTAAGAGGGATTTAGATGAAAAATATAAAATTGACTATTGAATATGATGGAACTAATTATTTTGGCTGGCAAGTTCAACCAGAAGTGTCCAGTGTTCAAGGAGAAATAAAGAAAGCTATAAAAATATTAACTAATGAAGATATTGATCTAACAGGTGCAGGAAGAACGGATAGAAAAGTTCATGCAAGAGGACAAGTGGCGAATTTTATGACTAATTCTAGTATTCCTGCAGAAAAATTTTCTTATGCTATAAATAAATATTTGCCACAAGACATATCTATTGTTAAATCAGAAGAAGTAGATATAAATTTTCATTCTAGATATGATGCTATAGGAAAAGAATATAGATATTTAATATATAATACTCATATTAGAAGCTCTTTATTGAGAAACTATACATATCATGTTCCATATAATTTAGATTTTAAAAAAATGGATATAGCTAAAGATTTTTTTCTGGGGACTCATGATTTCAGTGCTTTTATGTCTACAGGAAGTAGCATAGAGAATACTGTGAGAACAATTTATGCTGTATCTTTATGTCAAAAGAATAATATAATATGCTTTGAAGTACAAGGGAATGGTTTTTTATATAATATGGTGCGAATCATGGTGGGGACTTTAATTGATGTCGGGAGTGGAAAAATAAGACCAGAAAGTATTCCAATTATATTAGAATCTAAAGATAGAAAAAAAGCAGGACACACCGCTAAACCTCAAGGGTTGTACTTAGAAAAAGTTTATTATTGAAATGAAATATACTTCTTGACACACCTGGTTCATTGTATTACAATATATAAGAGTGTTTGAATGAAAAATCCACTAGCCCCGGATTTTAGCATATAAACTACTTTACAACTCTGTAGTAAGGAGGGAAATAGATGAAAAGCTACATGGCAAAACCAAATGAAGTTGAAAGAAAATGGTATGTAATAGATGCAGAAGGAAAAGTTCTAGGTAGACTTGCAAGTGAAGTTGCAAAGATCTTAAGCGGAAAAAACAAACCTATTTATACTCCTCATGTGGATACTGGCGATTTCGTTATAATTATAAATGCAGATAAAGTTGTTTTGACTGGAAAGAAATTAGAACAAAAGAGCTATAAATATCATACTGGACATCCAGGAGGACTTAAAGAAGTATCTTATGAGAGAATGATGAAAGAAAAACCTGAAAAGGCAATTGAATTGGCAGTGAAAGGTATGCTTCCAAAGAATAGTTTAGGCAGAAGTATGTACAAAAAATTGAAAGTATATAGTGGACCTGAACACAATCATGAAGCTCAAAAACCAGTTGTTTATGAGTTCTAGTTTTTGAGGAAAGGAGGACTGTAAGTGGCAAACGTACAATATCTTGGAACAGGTAGAAGAAAAAAAGCTGTTGCTAGAGTTAGATTAATTCCTGGCTCTGGAAACATAATTATAAATAAAAGAGATATAGATGAATATTTTGAATATGATACACTAAAAGTTATCGTAAGAGAACCATTGACATTAACTGAAA is drawn from Sporanaerobacter acetigenes DSM 13106 and contains these coding sequences:
- a CDS encoding energy-coupling factor transporter ATPase translates to MSDTMIKLENVTYEYKSNEEEFMALKGINLEIKKGEFLVVLGHNGSGKSTLAKLINALLLPTNGKVYVNGMDTTDEEKIWDIRHTAGMVFQNPDNQIVATIVEEDVAFGPENQGVEPKEIRERIDKALEIVEMTRYKKHAPHLLSGGQKQRIAIAGVLAMNPECIILDEPTAMLDPTGRSEVMETVRKLNKEQKKTIVHITHYMEEAVEADRIIVMEEGQIVMEGTPRQVFSQVDKMKELGLDVPQVTELAHELRKEGIDVPEDILTVEELVRAL
- a CDS encoding energy-coupling factor transporter ATPase, coding for MMIKIKNLNFIYNPNSPFETKALNNVNLEINEGDFIGLLGHTGSGKSTLIQHLNGLIKPTSGSIIVDGVDITEKGADLKSIRQKVGLVFQYPEYQLFEETVYKDIAFGPKNLGLDDSEIDSRVRRAMELVGLDFESLKDRSPFELSGGQKRRVAIAGVLAMEPKVLILDEPTAGLDPRGRDEILGEIKSLYNKGNITIILVSHSMEDVARLVNKIVVMHKGEVAMEGTPREIFRRAEELESMGLGIPQVTYFMRKYKESGNDVSSDVLTIDEAKEELLRYLRRNGND
- a CDS encoding energy-coupling factor transporter transmembrane component T family protein, with the protein product MIKDITIGQYFPGETVIHKLDPRVKILVSFAFIISLFFINKFYPYILILAYILTVTKLSRVPIKYVLKGLKPLTFIILITFFINLFMTKGVVLFEIGPLVITEEGLYQSVFMALRLIFLIMGTSLLTLTTSPISLTDGIEKILSPLKAIGLPAHELAMMMTIALRFIPTLLEETDKIMKAQMARGADFESGNIMSRAKNLVPLLVPLFINAFRRADELAMAMEARCYRGGEHRTRLNEIKMERKDYIAIIIMTIFFGVLILTRYI
- the truA gene encoding tRNA pseudouridine(38-40) synthase TruA; its protein translation is MKNIKLTIEYDGTNYFGWQVQPEVSSVQGEIKKAIKILTNEDIDLTGAGRTDRKVHARGQVANFMTNSSIPAEKFSYAINKYLPQDISIVKSEEVDINFHSRYDAIGKEYRYLIYNTHIRSSLLRNYTYHVPYNLDFKKMDIAKDFFLGTHDFSAFMSTGSSIENTVRTIYAVSLCQKNNIICFEVQGNGFLYNMVRIMVGTLIDVGSGKIRPESIPIILESKDRKKAGHTAKPQGLYLEKVYY
- the rplM gene encoding 50S ribosomal protein L13, with product MKSYMAKPNEVERKWYVIDAEGKVLGRLASEVAKILSGKNKPIYTPHVDTGDFVIIINADKVVLTGKKLEQKSYKYHTGHPGGLKEVSYERMMKEKPEKAIELAVKGMLPKNSLGRSMYKKLKVYSGPEHNHEAQKPVVYEF